A region of Maribacter algicola DNA encodes the following proteins:
- a CDS encoding M23 family metallopeptidase, with protein MAKKVKRRKEIKRKLLHKYRLVILNESTFEEKISFKLSRLNVFVTGSLFMIVLIGLTILLIAFTPLREYIPGYSSTALKRQATELTYKTDSLVRTLNYTNRYLDNIRMVLKGDIENNEINRDSLFEQFKIDPSSVDLTPTREDSLLRAEVALEDKYNLFERDTDRKNLVLFPPVTGTVSMGYDLESKHYAVDITAPMDTPVKAVANGTVIFSEWTADTGYVIILEHKDGLLSVYKHNGSLAKFQGAVVRGGEVIASVGNTGELTTGPHLHFELWDDGNPVDPQNFIDFN; from the coding sequence ATGGCCAAAAAAGTAAAAAGAAGAAAGGAAATAAAGCGAAAGTTGCTCCATAAGTACCGTTTGGTGATACTGAACGAAAGTACTTTTGAGGAAAAGATATCTTTCAAGCTCAGCCGTTTGAACGTATTTGTAACGGGTTCCCTTTTTATGATAGTACTTATTGGTCTCACCATACTTCTCATCGCATTTACACCCTTACGGGAGTATATCCCCGGATATTCATCCACTGCGTTGAAGAGACAAGCAACGGAACTTACTTACAAGACGGATTCGTTGGTAAGGACCCTAAATTATACCAATAGGTATTTGGACAACATCAGAATGGTCTTGAAGGGCGATATTGAAAACAACGAAATCAATAGGGATTCTTTGTTCGAACAATTCAAGATAGATCCTTCCTCCGTTGATTTGACACCCACACGCGAAGATTCCCTTTTAAGGGCAGAGGTTGCCTTGGAAGACAAATACAACCTTTTTGAGAGGGATACGGACAGGAAAAATTTGGTGCTATTTCCTCCTGTAACAGGGACCGTATCCATGGGTTATGACCTAGAAAGTAAGCATTATGCGGTGGACATCACTGCCCCTATGGATACGCCGGTAAAAGCTGTGGCGAATGGTACCGTTATTTTTTCAGAATGGACCGCAGACACCGGTTATGTCATTATTTTGGAACATAAGGATGGTCTTTTAAGTGTATACAAGCATAACGGATCCTTGGCAAAATTTCAGGGAGCGGTCGTGCGGGGCGGTGAGGTCATAGCATCTGTTGGAAATACCGGTGAATTGACCACAGGCCCTCATTTACATTTTGAACTTTGGGATGACGGAAATCCCGTAGACCCCCAAAATTTTATCGATTTTAATTAA
- the tatA gene encoding twin-arginine translocase TatA/TatE family subunit has protein sequence MTLANIFLAIGPWQIAIVVLVVLLLFGGKKIPELMRGLGSGIKEFKDASKEDESPEKEKKE, from the coding sequence ATGACGTTAGCGAATATTTTTTTAGCAATAGGCCCTTGGCAGATAGCAATAGTGGTTTTGGTAGTTCTTTTGCTTTTTGGAGGGAAAAAAATTCCAGAGCTTATGCGCGGCCTTGGCAGCGGAATAAAGGAATTTAAGGACGCTTCCAAAGAGGACGAGTCCCCTGAAAAAGAAAAAAAAGAATAA